A genomic segment from Streptomyces sp. NBC_01233 encodes:
- a CDS encoding LmeA family phospholipid-binding protein produces the protein MKQRLTNVRAAVRRHLVLTVTTAVVLSAVIATGAAEFTARTVIRNHVTKAAPGLGEDVRVGVADDWALWDLAHGSIPRLDISSDDARVGRLPQVRVRARLDDVRLGDGAAVGGAHAQVTASTQSLASAIRTAVPAVPVSAVTTDPARGTILAAVGPGGAGQLTLRPVLADGKVTLAVDGLTVFGRSVPTSRLGMGDGAFGAEPGAPKEYPLGLKATSVRVQPDGLDVALTGGPAALAAA, from the coding sequence ATGAAGCAGCGCCTGACGAACGTCCGCGCAGCCGTGCGCCGCCACCTCGTCCTCACCGTCACGACCGCCGTGGTCCTGTCGGCCGTCATCGCCACGGGCGCGGCCGAGTTCACCGCCCGCACCGTGATCCGGAACCACGTCACGAAGGCGGCACCCGGTCTCGGGGAGGACGTGAGGGTCGGCGTGGCCGACGACTGGGCCCTGTGGGACCTGGCACACGGCAGCATCCCCCGGCTCGACATCAGCAGCGACGACGCCCGGGTCGGGCGCCTCCCGCAGGTCCGTGTCCGCGCGCGGCTCGACGATGTCCGGCTCGGCGACGGGGCCGCCGTCGGCGGTGCGCACGCCCAGGTGACCGCCTCCACGCAGTCCCTCGCCAGCGCGATCCGGACCGCCGTGCCCGCCGTACCGGTGTCCGCGGTCACCACGGATCCGGCGCGGGGCACCATCCTGGCCGCCGTGGGCCCCGGCGGCGCCGGACAGCTGACGCTGCGTCCCGTACTCGCGGACGGCAAGGTCACCCTCGCCGTCGACGGGCTCACCGTGTTCGGCCGCTCCGTCCCCACCAGCCGGCTCGGCATGGGCGACGGCGCCTTCGGAGCGGAGCCGGGTGCGCCGAAGGAGTACCCGCTCGGCCTCAAGGCCACCTCCGTACGCGTCCAGCCGGACGGCCTCGACGTCGCCCTGACGGGCGGCCCCGCCGCCCTGGCGGCGGCCTGA
- a CDS encoding MMPL family transporter, protein MNTSSAEGPGLLHRIGCWCARHAWRVVALWVVLLAGLGLANHAWGGTFADSFSLPGTPTQTGADLLAAHTSGSGGTAAPIVITSDQGSVTGHRAAIESSVDGLRRLPDVVSVADPLTTPGAVSANGGIAQITVRFNGNPATFDPSYLAGVDSAVGPLRSDDVTVEYGAPLGQLATPKSADQTSEAIGLAVAVLVLLIGFGSVAATGLPLLTAVLGLAVSLAGLGLLAGPFDFAQASPTLAAMIGLGVGIDYALFLTTRFRALLQAGTEPAEAVGRTVATSGRAVLVAAATVAMALGGLCVSGVGFIGTLGVAAGISVVVAAAATVTLTPALLGLLGNRIDRLHVRTPVAEPTGEGDVWHRWAVRVSRRPWLFLVGGLLVLGILAVPVASMRLGHVDAGAQSTSRTDRRAYDLITEGFGPGANGPLTVVAHLDSRQVADEARRQDLAASLQRELAAVPGVASVTTPVPSPDHILLITTVTPATGPQDGATADLIHTLQDETVPQALSGTGATGYVTGTAAATQTFTDTLAAKLPLIIGVVVTAAFLLLLTVFRSPLIALKAAVLNLFSIAAAYGVVVAVFQWGWGGELFGVTEKVPVESYVPMMMFAIVFGLSMDYEVFLLSRIREAWLHREDNHLAVATGLAATARVITCAALIMTSVFLAFLLSTNVAVKMLALGLGVSVIIDATVVRLLLVPASMYLFGRANWWLPSWLDRLLPHLDPEGPPAAPDPSPVSAPIPTPPAAASAPASAAQGERR, encoded by the coding sequence ATGAACACTTCATCGGCCGAGGGGCCGGGGCTCCTCCACAGGATCGGATGCTGGTGTGCCCGGCACGCCTGGCGGGTCGTCGCGCTGTGGGTGGTGCTGCTCGCCGGTCTCGGGCTGGCCAACCACGCGTGGGGCGGCACCTTCGCGGACAGCTTCTCCCTGCCGGGTACCCCTACGCAGACCGGCGCCGACCTGCTGGCCGCCCACACCAGCGGCTCCGGCGGCACGGCCGCACCCATCGTGATCACCTCCGACCAGGGTTCGGTCACCGGTCACCGGGCCGCGATCGAATCGTCCGTGGACGGCCTGCGCCGGCTGCCGGACGTGGTGTCGGTGGCCGACCCGCTCACCACGCCCGGGGCGGTCTCCGCGAACGGCGGGATCGCCCAGATCACCGTCCGCTTCAACGGCAACCCGGCGACCTTCGACCCCTCCTACCTCGCCGGGGTCGACAGCGCCGTCGGGCCGCTGCGCTCCGACGACGTCACCGTCGAGTACGGGGCTCCGCTCGGGCAGCTGGCCACGCCCAAGTCCGCCGACCAGACCTCGGAGGCCATCGGCCTGGCCGTCGCCGTGCTCGTGCTGCTGATCGGCTTCGGCAGCGTCGCCGCCACCGGCCTGCCGCTGCTGACGGCCGTGCTCGGCCTGGCCGTCAGCCTGGCCGGTCTCGGACTGCTCGCCGGGCCCTTCGACTTCGCCCAGGCGTCCCCGACCCTGGCCGCGATGATCGGTCTGGGTGTCGGCATCGACTACGCACTGTTCCTGACCACCCGCTTCCGGGCCCTGCTGCAGGCGGGCACGGAGCCCGCCGAGGCGGTCGGGCGCACGGTCGCCACCAGCGGGCGGGCCGTGCTGGTGGCCGCCGCCACGGTCGCCATGGCGCTGGGCGGGCTCTGCGTCTCCGGTGTGGGCTTCATCGGCACCCTCGGCGTCGCGGCCGGTATCAGTGTCGTCGTGGCCGCCGCCGCGACCGTGACGCTGACTCCCGCCCTGCTGGGGCTGCTCGGCAACCGCATCGACCGGCTCCACGTGCGCACGCCGGTCGCCGAACCCACCGGTGAGGGCGACGTCTGGCACCGCTGGGCCGTCCGGGTCAGCAGGCGCCCCTGGCTGTTCCTGGTCGGCGGCCTGCTCGTGCTCGGCATCCTGGCCGTCCCGGTCGCCTCCATGCGGCTCGGGCACGTCGACGCCGGAGCACAGTCCACCAGCAGGACCGACCGCCGGGCCTACGACCTGATCACCGAGGGCTTCGGCCCGGGCGCGAACGGCCCGCTCACGGTCGTGGCCCACCTCGACAGCCGGCAGGTCGCCGACGAGGCCCGGCGCCAGGACCTCGCCGCCTCGCTGCAGCGCGAACTGGCCGCCGTACCGGGCGTCGCCTCCGTGACGACGCCGGTGCCCAGCCCCGACCACATCCTGCTCATCACCACGGTCACCCCCGCCACCGGCCCGCAGGACGGCGCCACCGCCGACCTGATCCACACCCTGCAGGACGAAACGGTGCCGCAGGCGCTGTCGGGCACCGGCGCCACGGGCTACGTCACCGGCACGGCCGCCGCCACCCAGACCTTCACCGACACCCTCGCCGCCAAACTGCCGCTGATCATCGGTGTGGTGGTCACCGCGGCGTTCCTGCTGCTGCTCACCGTCTTCCGCAGTCCGCTGATCGCGCTCAAGGCCGCCGTGCTCAACCTGTTCTCGATCGCCGCCGCGTACGGGGTGGTCGTCGCGGTGTTCCAGTGGGGCTGGGGCGGCGAGCTGTTCGGCGTCACCGAGAAGGTGCCCGTCGAGTCCTACGTGCCGATGATGATGTTCGCGATCGTGTTCGGGCTCTCCATGGACTACGAGGTCTTCCTGCTCTCCCGGATCCGCGAGGCGTGGCTGCACCGGGAGGACAACCACCTGGCCGTCGCCACCGGCCTCGCCGCCACGGCCCGCGTCATCACCTGTGCGGCCCTGATCATGACCAGTGTCTTCCTGGCGTTCCTGCTCTCCACGAACGTCGCCGTCAAGATGCTCGCCCTCGGACTGGGCGTCAGCGTGATCATCGATGCCACGGTGGTCCGCCTGCTCCTGGTGCCCGCGTCCATGTACCTCTTCGGGCGGGCCAACTGGTGGCTCCCCTCCTGGCTGGACCGGCTCCTTCCGCATCTCGACCCGGAAGGACCCCCTGCCGCGCCCGACCCGTCGCCCGTATCCGCCCCCATACCCACGCCGCCGGCCGCGGCCTCTGCCCCTGCCTCGGCCGCTCAAGGAGAACGGCGATGA